A part of Miscanthus floridulus cultivar M001 chromosome 6, ASM1932011v1, whole genome shotgun sequence genomic DNA contains:
- the LOC136459009 gene encoding transcription repressor OFP3-like, with the protein MRWRLRSSKQQQRESLQPPEQERQGESKGKSKAIFSSFSPLAWLAKLTAKNGVGATKAVHATSTAKNTAQAATAFPSCFHKPTSPSTASASASASRSSLASSSSSAAEAEAAAGIVPRRDDTTGDTVAGIAPRRRSVGNDDTSCRTEAATARQQLYHRRHYSVGGDRDLRPLGHLVSLSPKAPPSPTPAPVRTLRPIRPPLPSDTEDGEKRTTRSRRRRCRRVVVSGRRSFSSAKAPAAGARLAGAVRVRSPRPSNAAAAAVSELERFAVVRRTRDPQRAFRASMVEMIASKRMVGRPEELETLLACYLSLNADEHHDCIVKVFRQVWFELNNTSRVTATATAVAAPPQRT; encoded by the coding sequence ATGAGGTGGCGGCTTAGAAGCAGTAAGCAACAGCAGAGGGAATCCCTGCAACCACCGGAGCAAGAGCGCCAGGGAGAGAGCAAGGGGAAGAGCAAGGCGATCTTCTCGTCCTTCTCGCCCTTGGCATGGCTTGCGAAGCTCACGGCCAAGAACGGCGTGGGAGCTACCAAGGCCGTGCATGCGACGTCCACGGCAAAGAACACCGCTCAGGCCGCCACCGCATTCCCGTCTTGCTTCCACAAGCCCACGAGCCCCAGCaccgcgtcggcgtcggcgtcggcgtcgcggAGCAGCCTGGCCTCTTCGTCATCATCCGCCGCCGAGGCAGAGGCAGCAGCTGGCATTGTCCCGCGTCGCGACGACACTACCGGGGACACGGTGGCAGGCATCGCCCCGCGTCGCCGCTCGGTGGGCAACGATGACACCTCCTGCAGGACCGAGGCCGCGACCGCGCGGCAGCAGCTGTACCACCGTCGCCACTACTCGGTCGGCGGCGACCGCGACCTTCGTCCGCTCGGCCACCTCGTCTCCCTCTCCCCGAaggcgccgccgtcgccgacaCCGGCGCCGGTGCGGACGCTGAGGCCGATACGGCCCCCGTTGCCTTCCGACACGGAGGACGGGGAGAAGCGGACGACACGAAGCCGCCGGCGCCGGTGCCGGCGCGTAGTCGTCAGCGGGCGGCGGTCATTCTCCTCGGCGAAGGCCCCGGCGGCCGGCGCGCGCCTGGCGGGCGCGGTGCGCGTGCGCTCGCCTAGGCCTAGcaacgccgcggcggcggcggtgtcggAGCTGGAGCGGTTCGCGGTGGTGCGGCGGACGCGGGACCCGCAGCGCGCGTTCCGGGCGTCGATGGTGGAGATGATCGCGAGCAAGCGCATGGTGGGGCGTCCCGAGGAGCTGGAGACGCTGCTGGCGTGCTACCTATCGCTCAACGCCGACGAGCACCACGACTGCATCGTCAAGGTCTTCCGGCAGGTCTGGTTCGAGCTCAACAACACCTCCCGtgtcaccgccaccgccaccgccgtcgccgcgccGCCGCAACGCACCTGA
- the LOC136459011 gene encoding probable sugar phosphate/phosphate translocator At1g06470: MGDCVVEDGHGHHHLEAVEGAAMEGAVPLTVAVELDERAGESREEGGGQRKKVGGIRREPSFSRWCRDPSVAAASNTAAAAATSDSDDSEEFELPLLPSSSGGGSSPMDIEAGATARSDDLPISPRFLAKVIGLIACWYTLSTCLTLYNKEMLGKHMWKFPAPFLMNTVHFTLQAVASRAIVWFQQRGLEGGPSKMSWKDYCLRVVPTALATALDINLSNISLVFITVTFATMCKSASPIFILLFAFMFRLEKPSFSLLGIMLVISFGVLLTVAKETEFNLWGFIFIMLAAVMSGFRWSMTQILLQEEEYGLKNPFTLMSHVTPVMAIVTAIISIVMDPWHDFRASHFFDSSAHIISSSLLLLLGGALAFFMVLTEYVLVSVTSAVTVTVAGIVKEAVTILVAVLFFHDPFTWLKALGLAIIIFGVGLFNIYKYKRFEKGHHNEGTGTNIQSSNGTSKYVILDDDTEAQDDTG; encoded by the exons ATGGGGGACTGCGTCGTCGAGGACGGCCACGGGCACCACCACTTGGAGGCGGTGGAGGGCGCGGCGATGGAGGGCGCGGTTCCGTTGACGGTAGCCGTAGAGCTCGATGAGCGGGCGGGAGAGTCGCGGGAGGAGGGTGGCGGGCAGCGGAAGAAAGTGGGCGGGATCCGAAGGGAGCCGTCGTTCTCGCGGTGGTGCAGGGACCCCTCTGTCGCCGCGGCCTCCAATACCGCCGCTGCTGCGGCGACCAGCGACAGCGACGACTCAGAGGAGTTCGAGCTGCCGCTCCTGCCATCCTCCTCGGGCGGCGGCAGCTCACCGATGGACAttgaggcgggggcgacggcgaGATCTGATGATCTGCCGATCTCGCCGAGGTTCCTTGCGAAGGTCATCGGGTTGATAGCGTGTTGGTACACGCTCAGCACATGCTTGACGCT GTACAACAAGGAGATGCTGGGGAAGCACATGTGGAAATTCCCGGCGCCATTCCTGATGAACACAGTTCATTTCACGTTGCAGGCTGTGGCGTCCAGGGCCATCGTGTGGTTCCAGCAACGCGGCCTGGAGGGAGGGCCAAGTAAAATGTCGTGGAAGGATTACTGTTTACGAG TTGTCCCAACAGCTTTGGCTACTGCTCTTGATATAAATCTGAgcaacatttcacttgttttcATTACTGTGACAtttgctacaatg TGCAAATCTGCTTCTCCAATTTTCATTCTTCTGTTTGCTTTTATGTTCAG GCTTGAGAAACCGAGCTTTAGCCTTCTTGGAATCATGCTGGTTATTTCATTTGGAGTTCTACTAACAG TTGCTAAAGAGACAGAATTTAATCTGTGGGGATTTATATTTATTATGCTTGCTGCTGTTATGTCTGGTTTCCGCTGGTCCATGACTCAGATTCTTCTCCAG GAGGAGGAATACG GATTAAAGAATCCTTTTACTTTGATGAGCCATGTTACCCCGGTAATGGCAATAGTAACAGCAATTATTTCCATTGTGATGGATCCATGGCACGACTTCAGAGCAAGCCACTTTTTTGATAGTTCTGCTCACATAATAAGCAGCAGCTTGTTGCTGCTTCTAGGTGGCGCTTTGGCCTTTTTCATG GTTTTGACAGAATATGTCCTTGTTTCTGTGACTAGTGCTGTAACAGTGACTGTAGCAGGAATTGTGAAGGAAGCTGTCACTATTCTG GTTGCTGTGCTATTCTTTCATGATCCATTTACATGGTTAAAGGCGCTTGGGTTGGCAATAATAATATTTGGTGTCGGTCTATTTAATATTTACAA GTATAAAAGGTTCGAGAAAGGGCATCACAATGAAGGTACTGGGACAAATATCCAATCTTCTAATGGGACTTCAAAATACGTTATCCTTGACGATGATACTGAAGCTCAAGATGATACAGGCTGA